The Sorangiineae bacterium MSr11954 DNA segment GAGGGCACCGGCTTGCAGCCAAAGACGGAGCCCCGCCCGGTGGTAAAGCACACCAGGTTCGCGCCGCCCGCGACCAGGCCGGTGACCGACACCGGATCGTAGCCCGGCGTGTCCATGTACACGAACCCCTTCGCCGTGATGGGCTCCGCGTACCCGACCACGTCCGTGAGCGCGGTGGTCCCGGCCTTGGCGATGCCGCCGAGCGACTTCTCGGCGATGGTGGTGATGCCGCCCGCGAGGTTTCCCGGCGAGGGGTTGCTGGTGACGTCGGCCCCGTGCGCGGCGAGGTAGGTCCTCCACCAATCGACCCGTTCCGCGAGCTTCCTGGCGACGGCGTCGTTCGTGGCGCGGGCCATGAGGAGGTGCTCGGCCCCGAAGATCTCCGGCGTCTCCGCCAGCACGCCCGTTCCGCCCAAGCGCACCAGCTCGTCGACCGCCGCGCCCAGCGCCGGGTTGGCGGTGATGCCGGAGTATCCATCGGAGCCCCCGCAGTTGGTCGCCAGGATCAAATCGCTGGCGGGCCGCTTGGTGCGCCGCGCCTCATTGGCGAAGGGCAAGAGCCGCGATACGGCGGCGACCGCGGCCTCGATGGCCTTGCGCGTACCGCCTTCGTACTGAATGCCAATGATGGGGGGCGCGCGGTTCGTCGCCAACAGCGACAGGCGATGCCGCTCCACCATGGGGCCCGCCTGCGCCACCTCGCACCCCAGCCCGATCACGATGTACGCCGCGATGTTCGGGTGGTGCGCGTACCCCGCGAAGACGCGCTCCAGGGTGTCATGATCGTCGCCGCCCGCCACATGACCGCAGCCGCCTTTGTGGGTGAGCGCAATCACGCCATCGACGTTCGGATAATCGCGCGCCACGTCGCGAAAGCGGTCGCGCATTAGGTGGCTCACCGACGCCGAGCAATTGACCGTCGAGAAGACCGCCACGTAGTTGCGCGTTCCCACCCGCCCATCGGCCCGGAGATACCCCTCGAAGTACCGCATCGCCTCCGCCGCGGACGGTCCGGAGCTCCCCGCGCCGCCTCTTTGGCGCTCGGGGGGAGCCGCCAACGGGAAGCGCCGCCCCCCCATCTCACCGCCTCCCGCGGCCCCCACGCCCACGGCGCGCAGATTGTGAACGTGCACATGCTCCCCCGGCTCGATCCGCGCCGTGCACACGCCAATCACTTGTCCGTACCGATGCACCGGCTCCCCGATGGCGCGCGCCCGGATGGCCACCTTGTGCCCCGCACCAATCGTATGGGCGAGCGGGACCGGCCCGTCGTCCGTCTCGATCACGGTGCCCCGTGCCAAGGGCTCCTTGGCGATGACCACATCGTCGCGCGGGTGGAGTTTAATCATCGAGCTTGTACGCGCGCCTCGCTAGGTTGTAGGCCAAATCGACGGCCAGCTCCGCCGCCTCGTCCTCGTCCAAACGATGATCGGCGACCCATTTGGCCAAAAATCCGCAATCGACCCGGCGGGCCACGTCGTGCCGCGCAGGAATCGATAGAAACGCCCGCGTATCATCGTTGAAGCCCGCGGTATTGGAGAAGCCGGCCGTCTCGGTCACCGTCTCGCGGTAGCGCCGCATACCCTCGGGGCTATCGAAGAACCACCACGCCGGCCCCAGCTTCAACGCCGGATAGTGCCCCGCCAGCGGCGCGAGCTCGCGCGCATACGTGGACTCGTCGAGCGTAAACAGAATGAGGGTCAGCCGCCGATCGTTGCCGAAGCGATCGAGCAGCGGCTTGAGCCCGCGCACGTAGTCGGTGCGCGTGGGGATGTCCGCCCCTTTGTCCTTGCCGAAGTCACGAAAGATCTCCGGGTTGTGATCGCGGCATGCGCCGGGGTGAAGCTGCATGACCAGCCCGTCGTCGACGCTCATGCGCGCCATCTCGAGGAGCATCTGGCCGCGGAACCGCTCCGCGTCCTCGGGGGCGAGGGGACCCTCGAGGGCCCGCTGAAACAGCGCCTCGCACTCGCCCGGCGAGTGATCGAAGGTGGCGGCCGTGGGGTGCCCGTGATCGGTCGAGGTGGCGCCGAGCGATGCAAAGTACTGACGGCGGTTGGCGAGCGCCTTCAAATAGCCGGACCATGTCGCGGTGTTTTCCCGCGTGATCTCCCCCAGCGCCGCCACATTGGCGCGAAAGCCCTCGTAGTCGGGGTCGACCACCGGATCGGGGCGAAACGCCGTAATGACCCTCCCAGACCACCCCGAGCTTCGGATCTTCCGGTGGTGAACGAGCGGATCCAGCGGCGACTCGGTGGTCGCCAGGACCTCGATGTTGAACCGCTCGAACAGCGCCCGCGGACGAAACTCGGGCTGCCGCAAGCACCCGTCGATGCGGTCGTAAATGCGATCGGCCGATCCCGCCGTCAGCCGCTCGCGAACGCCGAACGTCTCGCTCAAGGCGTGGGTGAGCCACATGCGGGAGGGGGTGCCGCGAAAGAGGTGCCAATGCTCGGCGAAGAGGCGCCAGATTTTGCGCCCGTCGCGCTCCACCGGTTTGCCGTCGCGCCGGGGGACGCCGAGCGACTCGAGCGGGATACCCTGGCTGTAGAGCATCCGAAAGACGTAGTGATCCGGCACGATCAGCAGGGCCGCGGGATCGGGGAACGCTTCGTTCTCGGCGAACCAGGCCGGATCGGTGTGGCCGTGCGGGCTCACGATGGGCAGCGCGCGCACGTGCGCGTAGAGGCGGCGCGCGATGGCGCGCTCGGTGGGGTCCGGGGGGAAGAGGCGGTCGTCGGAGAGGAGCGCGGGGGATGTCATCGTCGGGACCTCGTGGCGGCGGCCAGGGATTCGCTCTTCTTGAGCGCATCCCAGCCGCGGCTGAACTCGCGATCCACGCGATCCAAATGCTGCCGCATCGCAGCGCGCGCGCCGCGCGAATCGGCGGCCTCCAGCGCCTCCAGGATGGCGCGGTGATCGCGGAAGGTGGCGGTGCGCAGCTCGGGCGTTCGAAAGTGATGCTCCATGCGCTGCCAAATGACGCCGCGCCCGCGGTCCCAAAGATCCTGCACCACCGGCAAGAGGGCGCTGTTGTGCGTGGCGCGCGCGATCCCCAGGTGAAAGGCGCGATCCACCGACTCGGTATCCCGGGAGCGGCGGATGAGGGCCTGCATCTCCGCCACCGCGGCGCGAATGGGCTCCAAGTCCTCGGGCCTCGCGTTCTTCGCGGCCTCCGCGGCAATCTCGCCCTCGAGGAGCCAGCGCGCGCGCAGGTGCTCGAAGGGGCCGGGCGCCTCGCCCGCGTCCTCCACCACGGCCACCGGTCGCGGCGCGGCCACGAAGATGCCGGCCCCGACACGGACTTCGACCTTTCCTTCGATCTCCAGCGCGATCAGCGCCTCGCGCACCGAAGGGCGCGATACGCCCAGTTGGACGGCCAAATCGCGTTCGGAGGGCAGGCGGCTGCCTCGTTCGAACTCACCCGATTCGATGAGGGCGGAGAGCTGATCGGCAATCTGGCGATAAAGGCGTTGATTCTCGACGGTTCGTATCGGCATGGCGTGCGCCAAGTATAGGCCGCCTCCGCTGAATGTCTGGACACCACCGGTTACTTGGGTGTAACGCTATCGAAGCATGGTCAGGCTGTCAAGTGGCCTTACCACTTGGTAGCTGGGCCCGCTGGGGCAAAGAAGCAATGAAACGTAGGGTTTCGGGGGCTATGAATCGGGGGGCGATGGATCAGGGAGCGATGGATCAGGGGACATCCGGTGCGGGGTTTGGTGGATTGCGCCTCGACGGGCGCGTGGCGGTGGTGCTGGGCGGGACCACGGGCATCGGTCGCGCGCTGAGCCTGGGGCTCGCGGACGCGGGGGCCGACGTGGTGGCCTCGGCCCGAAGGCGCGAGCCGCTCGAGCAGGTGGCCTCGGCCATCGAGCAAAAGAACCGCCGAACCTTGCGCATCGCCTCCGACGTGGCCGACCGCGGATCGCTCGTGCACCTCCTGAACGAGGTGGTGAGCGCCCTCGGCAAGGTCGACATCCTCGTCAACTGCGCGGGCAAGACGAAGCGCACGCCCACCCTCGACGTGGGCGAAGACGAGTGGCACGACATCCTCGAGACGAACCTCACGGGCACCTGGCGCGCCTGTCAGGTCTTCGGGCGGCACATGCTCGAGCGGGGGTATGGACGCATCATCAACATCGCGTCGCTCTCCACCTTCGTCTCTTTGTACGAGACGGCCGCCTACAATGCGAGCAAGGCGGCGGTGGGCTCGCTCACCAAGACCTTGGCGGTGGAGTGGGGATCGCGCGGTGTGTTGGTCAATGCCATCGCGCCTGGCGTGTTTCGGACGGATCTCAATCAGGGCTTGCTCGATGGAACGGAGCGGGGGCGCGAATTTCTTCTGCGCACGCCCGTAAAACGATTCGGGCGGGTGGAGGAGCTCGCGGGCGCCGCGGTCTTTCTCGCATCCGACGCGGCCAGCTTCATCAACGGCGAAATACTCGTTGTCGACGGAGGATTTTTGGCGAGTGGTGTCAATCAGTAGCTTGAACGCGATTGTCGCGAATTAAGGGCGCTGCGCCTCGATAGGAAACCGGTTTCCTACCCGGTGCCGCAATGTGTCTTTCGTTCTCACCCCGAGCGCTTTGCTCGCACAAGGAGCACGAATATGCCGATACGTTCCCTTCGAGTATCGGTCATGGCATTTGCCGTGGCCACGATTTTCCCATGGGCCGCGCGCGCGCAAACGCCACCGACATCACCTTGGCCACTGCCACCGACCGCTCCTTCGGACACGCCATCACCTTCCGCGCCGCCGCCCTCCGCCGCGCCATCGACCCCTCCGCCCTCCGCCCCACAACAGGCCCCTGCCGCCCCGCCCGCGCCGCCACCCGCCGAGGCCCCGCCGCCTCAGGCCGCGCCGCGCCCTGTCCCAATCACCGCGCCGCCGCCAACGGCCGTTTCCCCGGCATCCGCACCGCCCGCATCGGCGCCGCCCGCGCCCGCTTCCGCACCTGCGGCACCCGCAGCGGCGGCGGCACCCGCCGCGCCGCGGGGCCCCTTGCCGATGGACTACGCCATGAAGCGCGGTCTCACCTCGACCACGGAATTTGCGCGCGCGCCCTATACGGTGAAGATTGGTGACGACAAATCGCCGTGGAAGATCAGCATTTACGGCTTTGCCGAGTTCGACGTGATGAACGACTCCACGCGGAGCTACTCCGATGTGGCGCAATCCAACGTCATCGCCCGCGACGAGACCTTGGCCGGGCAAAAGGGGCGCACGCAATTCACGGCGCGCAACAGCCGCTTCGGCTTCAAGATGGAGTCCCCGGCCTATGCCGGCATCACGGCGCTGGCCGTGATCGAGGGCGACTTCATGGGCAACCAGCCCCCGGGAGTGTCCGAATATGCCTTCTTCGTCAATGGAACGTTTCGTCTGCGGCATGCGTACGTCAAACTCCTCTCCGACGTCGTCGACGTCACGGCGGGCGAGAGCTATGTGCTCTTTGCGCAGCAGCCCTTTTTCTTTCCCTGTTCGGTGCAGTTCCTCCCGGTGCCGAACCAGGTGCTCCACCGCTCGACGCAGTTTCGCCTCTCGCACACCTTCAAGACCGATCCCGTCAACATCGACGTCGGCGTGGCCGCCGTGCGACCCATTCAACGCGACTCGTCCCTGCCCGAGGGGCAAGCCGCGCTGCGGCTGCAGATCAACGATTGGAAGGCGCTGCACACCCCGGGCTCGCTGGGGACCACGGCGGACGGCGCGGCCATCGGCGTGTCCGGCCTCGTTCGCGGCTTCAAGGTCGACGAGTTTTCGGCGCAGCCCAAGGGCACGCAGACCGAGACCGGGATGGGCTTTTCGGTCGACGCCCTCGTCCCCATCATCCCCGTTCCCAACCCCGATACCCGCGCCAACGCGCTGACCGTCACCGGCTCCTTCGTGGTGGGCCGCGCCATCGGCGATCTCTTCGGCATGCAGTCGGGCATCACGAACCCACCGCTCCCCAACCCCACCAACGCGCCCAACCCGCCGGCCTTTCCATCGAACGTGGACAACGGCATGGTCATTTACGACGCGTCTGGCCATTTGCACACCATCGATTGGCGCGCATTCGTGGTAGGACTGCAGTACTACCTGCCTCCATCGGGGCGCGTCTTCGTGGCCGCCAATTACTCGCAGGGCGAATCGCCGAACGTCGCCCAGATCCT contains these protein-coding regions:
- a CDS encoding altronate dehydratase family protein; its protein translation is MIKLHPRDDVVIAKEPLARGTVIETDDGPVPLAHTIGAGHKVAIRARAIGEPVHRYGQVIGVCTARIEPGEHVHVHNLRAVGVGAAGGGEMGGRRFPLAAPPERQRGGAGSSGPSAAEAMRYFEGYLRADGRVGTRNYVAVFSTVNCSASVSHLMRDRFRDVARDYPNVDGVIALTHKGGCGHVAGGDDHDTLERVFAGYAHHPNIAAYIVIGLGCEVAQAGPMVERHRLSLLATNRAPPIIGIQYEGGTRKAIEAAVAAVSRLLPFANEARRTKRPASDLILATNCGGSDGYSGITANPALGAAVDELVRLGGTGVLAETPEIFGAEHLLMARATNDAVARKLAERVDWWRTYLAAHGADVTSNPSPGNLAGGITTIAEKSLGGIAKAGTTALTDVVGYAEPITAKGFVYMDTPGYDPVSVTGLVAGGANLVCFTTGRGSVFGCKPVPSLKLASNSALYRRMEDDMDIDCGVILDGASPQDVGERILDEVLAVASGKPTKSEQLGLGEAEFAPWMRGPTL
- the uxaC gene encoding glucuronate isomerase, coding for MTSPALLSDDRLFPPDPTERAIARRLYAHVRALPIVSPHGHTDPAWFAENEAFPDPAALLIVPDHYVFRMLYSQGIPLESLGVPRRDGKPVERDGRKIWRLFAEHWHLFRGTPSRMWLTHALSETFGVRERLTAGSADRIYDRIDGCLRQPEFRPRALFERFNIEVLATTESPLDPLVHHRKIRSSGWSGRVITAFRPDPVVDPDYEGFRANVAALGEITRENTATWSGYLKALANRRQYFASLGATSTDHGHPTAATFDHSPGECEALFQRALEGPLAPEDAERFRGQMLLEMARMSVDDGLVMQLHPGACRDHNPEIFRDFGKDKGADIPTRTDYVRGLKPLLDRFGNDRRLTLILFTLDESTYARELAPLAGHYPALKLGPAWWFFDSPEGMRRYRETVTETAGFSNTAGFNDDTRAFLSIPARHDVARRVDCGFLAKWVADHRLDEDEAAELAVDLAYNLARRAYKLDD
- a CDS encoding FadR family transcriptional regulator; its protein translation is MPIRTVENQRLYRQIADQLSALIESGEFERGSRLPSERDLAVQLGVSRPSVREALIALEIEGKVEVRVGAGIFVAAPRPVAVVEDAGEAPGPFEHLRARWLLEGEIAAEAAKNARPEDLEPIRAAVAEMQALIRRSRDTESVDRAFHLGIARATHNSALLPVVQDLWDRGRGVIWQRMEHHFRTPELRTATFRDHRAILEALEAADSRGARAAMRQHLDRVDREFSRGWDALKKSESLAAATRSRR
- a CDS encoding glucose 1-dehydrogenase — encoded protein: MDQGTSGAGFGGLRLDGRVAVVLGGTTGIGRALSLGLADAGADVVASARRREPLEQVASAIEQKNRRTLRIASDVADRGSLVHLLNEVVSALGKVDILVNCAGKTKRTPTLDVGEDEWHDILETNLTGTWRACQVFGRHMLERGYGRIINIASLSTFVSLYETAAYNASKAAVGSLTKTLAVEWGSRGVLVNAIAPGVFRTDLNQGLLDGTERGREFLLRTPVKRFGRVEELAGAAVFLASDAASFINGEILVVDGGFLASGVNQ